One region of Aminivibrio pyruvatiphilus genomic DNA includes:
- a CDS encoding 4Fe-4S binding protein, whose product MNRQNWRKALLALAVLSLPVTMFYLSPLLTLQGAAKGIVTSSLIFVVLSAVLAFFTGRVFCGWICPGGAVQEILFPANDRRVPGGRLDLIKYGIAALWLAALVLFFAKAGGILSVQPLFGIEGGLSLATPVSYLMFYVAMGGMAALSLVMGRRPFCHYGCLLAPFMTAGRFAARVSGTPHLHLEAESDRCIDCRLCTKNCPMSLDVNAMVRREEMFSPECISCGACVDVCPKKVISFSWGAMKKTPSR is encoded by the coding sequence ATGAATCGTCAAAACTGGCGGAAAGCTCTCCTGGCCCTCGCAGTGCTCTCGCTCCCGGTGACCATGTTTTACCTCTCTCCCCTGCTGACCCTGCAGGGGGCCGCGAAGGGGATCGTGACTTCGAGCCTGATCTTCGTGGTTCTCTCGGCGGTGCTCGCCTTTTTCACCGGAAGGGTCTTCTGCGGGTGGATCTGCCCGGGGGGCGCCGTGCAGGAAATTCTGTTCCCGGCCAATGACAGGAGAGTCCCAGGAGGCCGGCTGGACCTGATCAAGTACGGCATCGCCGCCCTCTGGCTCGCCGCCCTGGTCCTTTTCTTCGCGAAGGCGGGCGGAATTCTTTCCGTGCAGCCTCTCTTCGGCATCGAAGGAGGCCTTTCCCTTGCCACCCCGGTATCATACCTCATGTTTTACGTGGCCATGGGGGGAATGGCAGCCCTTTCTCTTGTTATGGGACGGCGCCCCTTCTGCCATTACGGATGCCTTCTGGCCCCCTTCATGACGGCCGGGCGCTTCGCCGCCCGCGTCTCGGGGACACCGCACCTCCATCTCGAGGCGGAGAGCGACAGGTGCATCGACTGCAGGCTCTGTACAAAAAACTGTCCCATGAGCCTGGACGTGAACGCCATGGTCCGTCGGGAAGAAATGTTCTCCCCGGAATGCATCTCCTGCGGTGCCTGCGTGGACGTCTGTCCCAAAAAGGTAATCTCCTTCTCCTGGGGAGCGATGAAGAAAACCCCTTCTAGATAA
- the nifS gene encoding cysteine desulfurase NifS, protein MSRQVYLDYAATTFTAPEVVSAMGPYFTESFGNPSSIYSFSERNRKAIDAARQKVADVLGASKEEIYFTSGGTEADNWALKGAAWRNRSKGNHVITTKIEHHAVLHTAQFLQENGFDVTFLDVDAEGRISLDELKKAVTDKTILVSVMFANNEIGTLQPVAEIGTFCREKGILFHTDAVQAVAHVPIDVKAMNIDLLSLSAHKFYGPKGVGALYIRKGVRIDNFMHGGGQERGRRATTENVAGIVGLGAAIELTSGRMDTAPARIGRLRDMLVEGVMKTIPHAKLNGAPSGERLPNNANFSFIGIEGETLLLDLDGAGIYGSTGSACSSGSLDPSHVLMAIGLSHEQAHGSLRLTLGEETTEEDIRYVLSTLPGIVKHRREMSPLWEDYLKSAEGGR, encoded by the coding sequence ATGTCTAGGCAGGTTTATCTCGATTATGCCGCAACAACCTTTACGGCGCCCGAAGTGGTTTCCGCCATGGGGCCCTATTTTACCGAATCCTTCGGAAACCCTTCGTCCATCTATTCTTTTTCCGAAAGGAACAGGAAGGCCATCGACGCTGCCCGGCAGAAAGTCGCGGACGTGCTGGGCGCATCGAAGGAAGAAATTTATTTCACCAGCGGCGGGACCGAGGCGGACAACTGGGCTCTGAAAGGTGCGGCGTGGAGAAACCGTTCAAAGGGCAACCATGTGATCACCACGAAGATAGAGCATCATGCCGTGCTCCATACGGCCCAGTTCCTCCAGGAGAACGGCTTTGACGTGACCTTTCTCGATGTGGACGCCGAAGGCCGCATCAGCCTGGACGAGCTGAAAAAGGCCGTGACGGACAAAACAATTCTCGTGTCGGTGATGTTCGCCAACAACGAGATCGGGACGCTGCAGCCCGTGGCGGAGATCGGCACCTTCTGCCGGGAAAAGGGGATCCTGTTCCATACGGACGCGGTTCAGGCTGTGGCCCATGTCCCCATCGACGTTAAGGCCATGAACATCGATCTCCTGTCCCTTTCGGCCCATAAGTTTTACGGACCCAAGGGCGTCGGCGCCCTCTACATCCGGAAGGGTGTCAGGATCGACAACTTCATGCACGGCGGGGGACAGGAAAGAGGGCGGCGGGCCACCACGGAGAACGTGGCCGGGATCGTCGGCCTGGGTGCCGCCATCGAGCTGACGTCCGGCAGGATGGATACGGCCCCGGCGCGGATCGGCAGGCTGCGGGACATGCTGGTGGAGGGCGTGATGAAGACCATCCCCCACGCGAAACTGAACGGGGCGCCTTCCGGAGAGCGTCTTCCGAACAACGCCAACTTCAGCTTCATCGGTATCGAAGGGGAAACCCTTCTCCTCGACCTCGACGGGGCGGGAATCTACGGGTCCACGGGCAGCGCCTGTTCTTCGGGATCCCTGGATCCCTCCCACGTGCTCATGGCCATCGGCCTGTCCCATGAACAGGCCCACGGTTCCCTCCGCCTCACCCTCGGCGAGGAAACCACGGAAGAAGATATCCGGTATGTTCTCTCGACCCTTCCCGGGATCGTGAAACACCGACGGGAGATGTCTCCCCTCTGGGAGGACTACCTTAAGAGCGCAGAAGGAGGAAGGTGA
- a CDS encoding ABC transporter ATP-binding protein, whose translation MTGTAERKVLLEVKDLHVSYGAIKALSGVSLKVFEGEIVSVIGSNGAGKSTLMNAIMAMVRREKGEVLLAGVPLEAKSYRVVQQGISLSPEGRKVFAPLTVLENLRMGAFPRGSDRKVEDDLEWVFSLFPRLKERIGQYAGTLSGGEQQMLAIGRALMARPKVLLLDEPSLGLAPIIIRDIFKELRRINNEGVTILLVEQNARQALLLSHRGYVLQTGHMVQEGPSEELLANADIKAAYLGGAHGGGKTTRALS comes from the coding sequence ATGACCGGGACCGCGGAAAGAAAAGTCCTCCTCGAAGTAAAGGACCTTCACGTCAGCTACGGGGCGATCAAGGCCCTTTCAGGCGTGTCCCTGAAGGTGTTCGAGGGTGAGATCGTCAGCGTTATCGGTTCCAACGGCGCAGGAAAGTCGACCCTCATGAACGCCATTATGGCCATGGTACGCCGGGAGAAGGGGGAAGTGCTCCTCGCCGGAGTCCCCCTCGAGGCGAAGAGCTACAGGGTCGTCCAGCAGGGTATTTCCCTGAGCCCCGAGGGACGGAAGGTCTTTGCCCCCCTCACCGTCCTCGAAAATCTTCGGATGGGGGCGTTCCCGAGGGGAAGCGACAGGAAGGTCGAGGATGACCTGGAATGGGTTTTTTCCCTCTTCCCGAGGCTGAAGGAACGGATCGGCCAGTACGCCGGCACCCTTTCCGGCGGAGAACAACAGATGCTCGCCATAGGCCGGGCCCTGATGGCCAGGCCGAAGGTCCTGCTTCTTGACGAACCCTCTCTCGGACTGGCTCCCATCATCATCAGGGATATCTTCAAGGAGCTCCGGAGGATCAACAACGAAGGGGTCACCATCCTGCTGGTGGAACAGAACGCCCGCCAGGCCCTTCTCCTTTCCCACAGGGGATATGTCCTCCAGACGGGGCACATGGTCCAGGAAGGCCCGTCGGAGGAGCTTCTCGCCAACGCCGACATCAAGGCGGCATATCTCGGGGGAGCCCACGGAGGCGGAAAGACCACCCGGGCCCTTTCATAA
- a CDS encoding anion transporter, translating into MGNSTFVFVVFILVYLGMIFGRLPRLALDRTGIVVLGAIALLASGHASLEGGRSGIDVSTILLLFGFMVISAQFRLGGFYSEVSRRIAGLPVSPGALLGAVILVSGVLSALLTNDVVCLAMTPVLGRGCIRRGLNPLPFFLALACAANIGSALTLIGNPQNMLIGQYLNLSFGGYLVFAALPTAVSLLFLQGIVLLLFRGKFLLPMAAKEEPERPFNAWQTAKGGIILCTVVLLFLFTSLPRDLVALGAAGVLLLSRTMASRRTLDTVDWQLLALFLGLFVVNGAFEAAGGLEIMKDGLSRLGMSLASPSRLYGVTTVLSNLVSNVPAVMLLLPLVRDIPGAGYILAVSSTFAGNLLIVGSIANIIVAGEAERMGIPFDWKGHARVGVPVTLASLATGLACMVLI; encoded by the coding sequence ATGGGAAACAGCACGTTCGTTTTCGTTGTCTTCATCCTCGTCTATCTCGGCATGATCTTCGGCCGCCTGCCCAGGCTGGCCCTCGACCGGACGGGCATCGTGGTGCTGGGGGCCATCGCCCTCCTCGCATCGGGCCATGCGTCCCTGGAGGGGGGAAGGTCGGGTATCGACGTGTCAACGATTCTGCTTCTTTTCGGCTTCATGGTGATCTCCGCCCAGTTCCGGCTCGGGGGGTTCTACTCGGAGGTCTCGCGGCGCATCGCCGGCCTCCCCGTTTCTCCCGGGGCGCTCCTCGGCGCGGTTATTCTCGTGTCGGGGGTGCTGTCCGCTCTCCTGACCAACGACGTGGTCTGCCTCGCCATGACGCCTGTACTAGGCCGGGGGTGCATCCGCAGGGGGCTGAACCCCCTTCCCTTTTTCCTTGCCCTGGCCTGCGCCGCCAACATCGGCTCGGCGCTGACCCTCATCGGCAATCCCCAGAACATGCTCATCGGCCAGTACCTCAACCTGTCCTTCGGGGGATACCTGGTCTTTGCGGCCCTGCCGACAGCGGTTTCACTGCTCTTTCTCCAGGGTATCGTCCTCCTGCTCTTCCGGGGAAAATTTCTTCTTCCCATGGCGGCAAAGGAGGAACCGGAGCGGCCCTTCAACGCCTGGCAGACCGCGAAGGGGGGAATCATACTCTGTACGGTGGTGCTCCTCTTTCTCTTCACCTCCCTTCCCCGGGACCTCGTGGCTCTCGGGGCGGCGGGAGTCCTTCTGCTGAGCCGTACCATGGCGTCGAGACGGACCCTGGACACGGTGGACTGGCAGCTTCTCGCCCTGTTCCTGGGGCTGTTCGTGGTGAACGGGGCCTTCGAGGCGGCGGGAGGGCTCGAAATAATGAAGGACGGCCTTTCCCGGCTCGGGATGTCCCTTGCCTCCCCCTCCCGGCTCTACGGGGTGACCACCGTCCTGTCGAACCTGGTGTCAAACGTTCCGGCGGTCATGCTTCTTCTGCCCCTGGTCCGGGACATTCCGGGGGCAGGGTATATTCTTGCCGTGTCAAGCACCTTTGCCGGGAACCTGCTCATCGTGGGGAGCATCGCCAACATCATTGTCGCCGGGGAGGCGGAGCGGATGGGGATCCCCTTCGACTGGAAGGGGCACGCCCGGGTGGGCGTGCCCGTCACTCTCGCCAGCCTCGCGACGGGGCTGGCCTGTATGGTTCTTATCTAG
- the msrB gene encoding peptide-methionine (R)-S-oxide reductase MsrB, with translation MNAVLLVLAGVLLLVPARECSAAVPDRVEKTEAEWKALLTPEQFHVTRLKGTEPPFSGKYWDFHEKGTYACVCCGAELFSSRDKFDSGSGWPSFTAALEHAPITEKRDFSYGMIRTEILCARCDAHLGHLFSDGPPPTGMRYCINSASLQFLPEPR, from the coding sequence ATGAACGCCGTCCTGCTTGTTCTGGCGGGAGTTCTCCTCCTGGTTCCGGCCCGGGAATGTTCCGCGGCCGTCCCCGACAGGGTGGAGAAGACGGAGGCGGAATGGAAGGCCCTCCTCACCCCCGAACAGTTTCATGTCACGCGGCTGAAGGGGACGGAACCGCCTTTTTCCGGGAAATACTGGGACTTCCATGAAAAGGGTACCTATGCCTGCGTCTGCTGCGGTGCGGAGCTCTTTTCCTCCAGGGACAAGTTCGATTCCGGGTCGGGCTGGCCCAGTTTTACCGCTGCCCTGGAACACGCCCCCATAACGGAAAAAAGGGACTTTTCCTACGGCATGATCCGGACCGAAATCCTGTGCGCCCGCTGCGACGCCCACCTGGGGCACCTGTTCAGCGACGGGCCTCCGCCCACGGGGATGCGGTACTGCATCAACTCTGCCTCCCTCCAGTTTCTACCCGAACCCAGGTAG
- a CDS encoding carbonic anhydrase — protein sequence MDTLLQGYGRFRERADRDAYCALCSGQAPHSLVITCSDSRIVPEDIFDARPGELFVLRNVGNLARTDEPSVAAALDYALLHLGVKNVVVLAHTDCGAVKATRHPEHLDTEGLRLWLGEEHFDGADVEEAARAAGVRQLDRIRKYPLFRKLEGEGKTSASLCFFSIGTCSLEIYVNGQWVAPGTVSAICK from the coding sequence ATGGACACTCTTCTTCAGGGATACGGCCGGTTCCGTGAGCGGGCCGACAGGGACGCCTATTGCGCCCTCTGCTCCGGGCAGGCTCCTCACTCTCTCGTCATCACATGCTCCGACAGCAGGATCGTTCCGGAGGACATTTTCGACGCCCGGCCCGGGGAACTTTTCGTGCTCAGGAACGTGGGCAACCTGGCACGGACCGACGAGCCTTCCGTGGCGGCCGCCCTTGATTACGCCCTCCTGCACCTGGGGGTGAAAAACGTGGTGGTACTGGCCCATACGGACTGCGGCGCCGTCAAGGCGACCAGGCATCCGGAGCACCTGGACACGGAAGGACTCCGCCTCTGGCTGGGAGAGGAGCATTTCGACGGTGCGGACGTGGAGGAGGCCGCCAGGGCGGCAGGAGTCAGGCAGCTGGACCGCATCCGGAAATACCCCCTCTTCAGGAAGCTCGAAGGCGAAGGAAAGACGTCAGCCTCCCTGTGTTTCTTCTCTATCGGGACGTGCAGCCTGGAGATCTATGTCAACGGCCAGTGGGTCGCTCCCGGAACGGTCTCGGCGATCTGCAAGTAG
- the nifU gene encoding Fe-S cluster assembly scaffold protein NifU, with protein MYSEKVLDHFQNPRNVGEIENPDGVGQAGNPKCGDIMKIYLRVENDVITDIRFKTFGCASAIASSSMATELVKGKTVEEAWNLTNKAVAEALDGLPPVKMHCSVLAEEAIHAAINNYRRNRGLPVWEEESHDELVEHHAHHHG; from the coding sequence ATGTACAGCGAAAAAGTGTTGGACCATTTCCAGAACCCCAGGAACGTGGGAGAGATAGAGAATCCTGACGGAGTCGGGCAGGCGGGGAATCCCAAGTGCGGCGACATCATGAAGATCTACCTGCGGGTGGAGAACGACGTCATTACGGACATCCGGTTCAAGACCTTCGGCTGTGCCTCGGCCATAGCGTCGTCGAGCATGGCCACGGAACTGGTGAAGGGGAAAACGGTGGAGGAGGCCTGGAACCTTACCAATAAGGCGGTGGCAGAGGCGCTCGACGGTCTTCCGCCGGTGAAGATGCACTGTTCCGTTCTCGCCGAGGAGGCTATCCACGCCGCCATTAACAACTACAGGAGAAACCGGGGCCTTCCGGTCTGGGAAGAGGAGAGCCACGACGAACTGGTGGAACACCACGCCCATCACCACGGCTGA
- a CDS encoding XdhC family protein, whose amino-acid sequence MDSVISRRLAGLYDKGQAAVLCMVVEESGSTPRSTGSSMLVFPGGAIEGTVGGGVTEHRVIEKALELLKKGTGSLVYRETLSATEAALEGAACGGSMGIYLEVVGRRRELVIFGGGHVGRAIARLGDMTGFAVTVWDEREEFANPEHIPWGKTLCCSLEELPGRMPVFHGDTYAVIVTRGHALDADVVKLLEGREAAYMGMIGSRRKIAFVRERLLGQGVSPEFLDGIFQPVGLPIGAETPEEIAVSVMAEIVAAARGADVQALRNAGQ is encoded by the coding sequence ATGGACAGCGTGATTTCCCGGCGCCTCGCCGGACTCTACGACAAAGGGCAGGCTGCGGTCCTCTGCATGGTGGTGGAGGAATCGGGCTCCACACCGAGGAGCACCGGTTCATCCATGCTCGTCTTCCCCGGCGGGGCTATTGAAGGAACCGTCGGAGGAGGCGTCACCGAGCACCGGGTGATCGAAAAGGCCCTGGAGCTCCTGAAAAAAGGCACCGGTTCCCTGGTGTACAGGGAAACACTGTCAGCCACGGAGGCGGCTCTCGAAGGTGCGGCCTGCGGCGGCTCCATGGGAATCTACCTCGAGGTGGTCGGCAGACGGAGAGAGCTCGTGATCTTCGGCGGCGGGCATGTGGGAAGGGCCATCGCCAGGCTCGGCGACATGACCGGGTTTGCCGTCACAGTCTGGGACGAACGGGAGGAGTTCGCAAACCCGGAACACATTCCCTGGGGAAAAACCCTCTGCTGTTCCCTGGAGGAACTGCCCGGCAGGATGCCCGTCTTTCACGGGGACACCTACGCGGTCATCGTGACCAGGGGCCATGCCCTGGATGCCGACGTGGTGAAGCTCCTGGAGGGCAGGGAGGCGGCCTACATGGGCATGATCGGGTCGCGGCGCAAGATCGCCTTCGTCCGGGAGCGCCTTCTCGGCCAGGGAGTCTCCCCGGAATTCCTGGACGGTATCTTCCAGCCCGTGGGACTCCCCATCGGAGCGGAAACCCCAGAGGAGATCGCTGTCTCCGTTATGGCGGAAATAGTGGCCGCCGCGAGGGGAGCGGATGTGCAGGCCCTCCGGAACGCTGGGCAGTGA
- the mnmA gene encoding tRNA 2-thiouridine(34) synthase MnmA: MNIRPSTGFSSPSPSFGPRSVVVLMSGGVDSSVTAWLLKKEGWHVAGLTMRIPGQDGGSSRSCCGRDAAEVALSLSIPHYIADLEEEFRESVISPFVESYLAGETPNPCADCNAGLKFGRLWDAVEEAFGPVSLATGHYARVLRSGGGCALARGKDVSKDQSYFLYGIRRDRLPNLFLPLGDRSKEEVRELAREAKLSVAEKRESMEICFAGEGDYRRIIGDGSSRPGLIVDERGAPLGTHGGVSNFTVGQRKGLGIASREGLYVLGIDGEKNLVVVGPRERAFRRMVRAEETNVLLPDLLVPGAALFGKTRSRGEPVALTVLECEGGGLIVRFEEPHFAPAPGQRLVVYDKEGRVAGGGVIRRRKEEEEWTA, from the coding sequence ATGAACATACGCCCTTCAACAGGCTTCTCATCCCCTTCGCCGTCCTTCGGTCCCCGGTCGGTGGTGGTCTTGATGAGCGGTGGCGTGGACAGCTCCGTTACGGCGTGGCTCCTGAAAAAAGAGGGATGGCACGTGGCGGGGCTCACCATGAGAATACCCGGCCAGGACGGCGGGTCCTCCCGGTCATGCTGCGGCAGGGACGCCGCTGAGGTGGCCCTTTCCCTTTCCATACCCCACTATATCGCCGACCTGGAGGAGGAATTCCGGGAATCGGTCATCTCCCCCTTCGTGGAAAGCTATCTCGCCGGTGAAACTCCCAATCCCTGTGCCGACTGCAACGCCGGCCTGAAGTTCGGCCGCCTCTGGGATGCAGTGGAGGAAGCCTTCGGTCCCGTATCCCTCGCCACGGGCCATTACGCCCGGGTTCTCCGCTCCGGGGGCGGCTGTGCCCTCGCCAGGGGGAAGGATGTCTCCAAGGACCAGAGCTACTTCCTCTACGGGATCCGGAGGGATCGGCTTCCGAACCTCTTCCTCCCCCTCGGGGACCGGAGCAAGGAAGAGGTCAGAGAACTTGCCCGGGAGGCGAAGCTTTCCGTGGCGGAAAAAAGGGAAAGCATGGAAATCTGCTTCGCCGGCGAGGGCGACTACCGGCGCATCATCGGCGACGGTTCCTCCCGGCCCGGGCTTATCGTGGACGAGAGGGGCGCTCCCCTGGGTACCCACGGCGGAGTGTCCAACTTCACCGTGGGGCAGAGGAAAGGGCTCGGCATCGCCTCCCGGGAGGGACTGTACGTGCTCGGGATCGACGGAGAAAAGAACCTCGTGGTGGTGGGCCCCAGGGAACGGGCTTTCCGCAGGATGGTCAGGGCGGAAGAGACGAATGTTCTTCTTCCGGACCTGCTTGTTCCCGGCGCGGCCCTTTTCGGAAAGACCCGGTCACGAGGGGAACCCGTTGCCCTCACCGTTCTGGAATGCGAGGGGGGCGGGCTCATTGTCCGGTTTGAGGAGCCTCATTTCGCCCCGGCGCCCGGGCAGAGGCTTGTGGTGTACGATAAGGAAGGACGGGTGGCAGGAGGAGGCGTCATCCGCCGCCGGAAGGAGGAAGAAGAATGGACAGCGTGA
- the larE gene encoding ATP-dependent sacrificial sulfur transferase LarE, with protein MNTSAEQRTERLTAILRELGKAAVAFSGGADSTLLAAAAAKALGDNAVAVTAASPTLPAWELEDAERFAARLGIRHVVLPVSELNCPEFVRNDGERCYHCKKYRFELLCRWAGEQGIPWVIEGSNTDDLEDYRPGMRAVEEIDMVRSPLLEAGFSKADIRGLSREWGLPSWEKPAAACLASRIAYGTPITAENLRQVEQAEDIVRSCCPPNVQIRVRHHGTLARIEAAPQVLSLLAEPERAAGIAASLAALGFDWVTLDLAGYRMGSMNDLLADRRDRSGSDPLAVDIDLQAARPDREETQGG; from the coding sequence ATGAACACTTCGGCAGAACAGAGAACGGAACGCCTGACGGCTATTCTGCGGGAACTGGGGAAGGCCGCCGTCGCTTTTTCGGGAGGGGCGGACAGCACGCTCCTCGCCGCCGCCGCCGCAAAAGCCCTGGGGGACAATGCCGTGGCCGTGACTGCCGCCTCGCCCACCCTTCCCGCATGGGAGCTGGAGGACGCAGAACGGTTCGCCGCCCGTCTCGGCATACGGCACGTGGTCCTGCCCGTCTCGGAACTGAACTGCCCCGAGTTCGTCAGGAACGACGGCGAACGCTGCTACCACTGCAAGAAATACCGTTTCGAGCTGCTCTGCCGCTGGGCCGGAGAACAGGGCATTCCCTGGGTGATCGAGGGATCGAATACCGACGACCTGGAGGATTACCGGCCCGGGATGAGGGCGGTGGAAGAAATCGACATGGTGAGAAGTCCCCTTCTCGAGGCGGGATTTTCCAAGGCAGACATACGGGGACTTTCCAGGGAATGGGGCCTTCCGTCCTGGGAGAAACCCGCTGCTGCATGCCTTGCGAGCAGGATAGCCTACGGCACCCCCATCACCGCGGAGAATCTCCGCCAGGTCGAACAGGCGGAGGACATCGTCCGGTCCTGCTGTCCCCCCAATGTCCAGATCAGGGTACGCCATCACGGCACCCTCGCAAGGATCGAGGCGGCGCCGCAGGTCCTTTCCCTGCTCGCCGAACCGGAAAGGGCGGCCGGGATTGCCGCCTCCCTCGCCGCCCTCGGATTTGACTGGGTTACCCTGGATCTTGCCGGCTACCGTATGGGCAGCATGAACGATCTACTTGCAGATCGCCGAGACCGTTCCGGGAGCGACCCACTGGCCGTTGACATAGATCTCCAGGCTGCACGTCCCGATAGAGAAGAAACACAGGGAGGCTGA
- a CDS encoding DNA-3-methyladenine glycosylase I codes for MADGSLPRCPWPGSDPLYVAYHDEEWGTPVTDDGKLFEFLLLEGAQAGLSWITILRRREGYRRAFDGFDPDKIARYDGRKIAALLGDSGIIRNRRKIEGAVKNARAFLRLRERGKSLSSFLWGFVDGEPVINRWKSIEEIPAVTPLAEKISKAMKREGFVFFGPVIAYAHMQATGLVNDHLLSCFRHPDAGR; via the coding sequence ATGGCGGACGGTTCGCTCCCCCGGTGTCCCTGGCCGGGCTCCGATCCCCTCTATGTGGCCTACCATGACGAAGAGTGGGGTACGCCCGTCACAGACGACGGGAAGCTGTTCGAATTCCTTCTCCTCGAGGGGGCTCAGGCCGGCCTCTCCTGGATCACCATTCTCCGGAGGCGTGAGGGGTACAGGCGGGCTTTCGACGGATTCGACCCGGATAAAATAGCCCGTTACGACGGGCGAAAGATCGCGGCCCTGCTCGGAGATTCCGGAATTATCCGGAACAGAAGAAAGATCGAGGGGGCGGTTAAAAACGCCAGGGCCTTTCTCCGGCTCCGGGAGAGGGGGAAATCCCTGTCTTCCTTCCTTTGGGGGTTTGTGGACGGGGAACCTGTGATCAACCGGTGGAAAAGCATTGAAGAAATTCCGGCGGTCACCCCATTGGCTGAGAAGATCAGCAAGGCCATGAAGCGGGAGGGGTTCGTGTTTTTCGGACCGGTCATAGCCTATGCCCACATGCAGGCCACGGGACTTGTGAACGATCATCTCCTGTCCTGCTTCAGGCACCCGGATGCAGGACGGTAG
- a CDS encoding CsgG/HfaB family protein yields the protein MFRKCSLACLLLMVLCAFSGSAWAKPRIAILEFEDKSGAGAPGEAVADMLTTELFNTNEFTILERQRIDAVLSEQGLASDGFVDGATAAKMGKLLGVDFLITGAITQFKTETAGGVVPLPIGSFGGVAVGSHTAYVTLDVRAVSTTTGEILLAVREQGAANATVGGVAAYGAAFGGGKTGGVLASATYKVVTKIVPRISALRDKAAEAASDAVFNVIEGGNVMVAVDAGASSGIKVGQYLAAFKEGKVLKDMQGNVLDAEKIYTAVLVVREVKPKYSKCEVIRALKPLSRGEKAEFLKGSPEDLPIGK from the coding sequence ATGTTCAGAAAATGTTCCCTTGCCTGCCTTCTTCTGATGGTTCTGTGTGCCTTCTCCGGAAGCGCCTGGGCAAAACCGAGAATCGCCATCCTCGAGTTCGAGGACAAGAGCGGTGCCGGCGCCCCGGGTGAAGCCGTGGCGGACATGCTCACCACGGAACTCTTCAACACCAATGAATTCACGATTCTTGAACGGCAGCGCATCGATGCCGTTCTGTCTGAGCAGGGGCTGGCCTCCGACGGGTTTGTGGACGGGGCGACGGCCGCGAAGATGGGAAAACTCCTCGGCGTGGACTTCCTCATTACGGGAGCTATAACCCAGTTCAAGACCGAAACTGCCGGAGGCGTGGTGCCTCTCCCCATCGGCAGCTTCGGAGGAGTGGCCGTAGGCAGCCATACGGCCTATGTCACCCTTGATGTACGGGCAGTCAGCACCACCACCGGGGAAATTCTGCTCGCCGTCCGGGAGCAGGGGGCTGCCAACGCCACGGTGGGAGGAGTGGCCGCCTACGGCGCCGCTTTCGGCGGAGGCAAAACCGGCGGAGTGCTGGCCTCGGCAACCTACAAGGTGGTCACGAAAATCGTGCCCCGTATTTCCGCCCTCAGGGACAAGGCTGCCGAAGCGGCATCCGACGCCGTCTTCAACGTCATCGAAGGGGGCAACGTCATGGTGGCAGTGGACGCGGGAGCGTCGTCCGGCATCAAGGTCGGCCAGTACCTCGCCGCTTTTAAGGAAGGCAAAGTGCTCAAGGACATGCAGGGAAACGTCCTCGATGCCGAGAAGATCTACACGGCGGTGCTCGTGGTGAGGGAAGTGAAGCCGAAATACTCGAAGTGCGAGGTCATACGGGCCCTGAAGCCTCTTTCCCGGGGAGAGAAGGCCGAGTTCCTCAAGGGAAGTCCTGAAGATCTTCCCATAGGGAAATAA
- a CDS encoding RrF2 family transcriptional regulator yields MKLSTKTRYGLRALLYMAERYDGDRAVPVGEIAKEQQVSEKYLEQLFIKLRRKNIISSVRGAQGGYVLQRNPREVTVASVVEALEGDITFADCLSSGGCRNKGSCATHDLWSRLKDSIDGILEDTTLFDLVNKCGSGKEDAPGVANG; encoded by the coding sequence ATGAAACTCTCCACCAAGACGAGGTACGGCCTCAGGGCCCTTCTGTATATGGCCGAACGGTACGACGGGGACCGCGCCGTTCCAGTGGGAGAAATCGCGAAGGAACAGCAGGTTTCGGAAAAATACCTGGAACAGCTTTTCATCAAGCTGCGGCGAAAGAACATCATTTCCAGCGTCCGGGGAGCCCAGGGAGGCTACGTGCTCCAGAGGAACCCCCGGGAGGTGACCGTCGCTTCCGTGGTTGAGGCTCTCGAGGGTGACATCACCTTCGCCGACTGCCTCAGCTCCGGAGGATGCAGGAACAAGGGGTCCTGCGCCACCCACGATCTCTGGAGCAGGCTCAAGGACAGCATTGACGGAATTCTGGAAGATACCACCCTTTTCGACCTTGTAAACAAGTGCGGGAGCGGGAAAGAAGACGCGCCCGGCGTGGCGAACGGCTGA